The genomic interval CCACAGACAACAAGACACTTACGGCCCTGTTGTGAATGTTGGATCAAGTACCTTTCATTGAAAGAGCGCAGTGGGCGGGAAGGAGTTCAGGTAAGGAGGAGCAACCTTCTCACCGTTTTGTAAGTGAGCAGCAGGGTTTTAAACTTGAATCAAACAGAACCTGGGAGCCACTGGAGGAAGATGAACAGCTGAGTGACATGTGCTGTTCTGGGTAGGCTGAAGACCAGTTGCGCTGATGCgttttggatcatctgcagaggtttgaatATGCATGCAGGAAAACCTACCAGTAAGTAGTTGTAGTAGtcaatgtgtgatatcacaagagcctgtaccagtaGCTGTGTAGCATGCTCTGACATGTAGGGTCTGATCTATCTGACGTTGTACAGAGCAAATAAACCTGACTGAGCCCAAGTGAAAGTTAGCTTGTCATCAATTATGACACCAAGGTTCGGGGCATGAGTTTGTTTGTTCAAAGCTTGATATGGATGTGTGGTTGCACAGAGGGACTGGTTGAGATGACAAGGAGCTCCTCTTTGGCACTCTGATGCACACATGGTGCCATCTAGTGGATCGAGCTTGATTTACCTACTTACCTGCATTATTTTGTCCCCCATCCTCAGGCCTGCATCATGTGCTGGTCCTCCTGGTGTTATCCTGGTCACATAGATGCCCTGATGGATACAAACATGTTGACTTTTGAATACGATCACAGCTGAATAACCGATGCAGAAAGTGTAAAAACATCGAGCTAATGAACACtaagaaatacaaatgaaataGCACATCAAATATACTGAAGTATTTAATATAGTCAttagtttgatttgtatttgtgttgtcctttttgttttgttttttttaactgtaagaGTATAACTCTTAGTTATTTCAATTTAATCCCTTATGTGGCACAATCTAATGCtggcaaaatatttttttaaactgaaaattgttttcatttttccaaTTATCTTTACAACAGTCCTCCTTTTTACTAACCTCTACTCATTAGAAACTTGTAAAAATTAAAAggttgttacaaattaaaccatcCCAAGCTGGAGCACAcatttgtttggcttttttacacttaaatagtTAAAAAAGGATAAGGCTGATCCTTCCTCTAAAACAAGGTATCTGCTTTGGGCCAATTTCCATCTCTTCTGCCCACATTGTTTACACATTAGGTAAGACATCCGGGTTATGTGTAAACCTTCAGTAGTCCTCTCCATGACATCAGTAAAATGAGTCTGTTTTTCCCCACCTGACGCTGCAGCTGATGTGTTCAGGCCTGCCCTCTAGTAACACTGTGCTTCCTGACAGGACAGGAATTTGGTCAAGGAAGAGTAGAAAAGTCGGATGCATCAAGTTCAGATTAATTGGGAGCTGTATGATTCAAAAAGACCCTGAAAACCAGAAATAACCTGACGGGTtgatgtctcctctgtccaATCAACAAACTCCAAGCAGAGTGTAACTGTGTTGTGAGTCTGAAAATGTTAAgcctttaactttttatttttaaatcaaacacacaatcactttCTGCTGTCTAAAAATAACAATGTACCAACATTGTGAAAACACACTAATGGGTGAAGGTGCATTTGCTGCCTACACAACAAAGGTTCTCGGTGTGAACATGACAACTTTGCCAGTCAAAGACATTTGCTTTAAGTGCTCCATGTTAAGTAAGGCCTTATTGCTTACTTTGTCAGTCTTGTCCTCAGAGAAAGGGTTCTGCCCTGGGTCCTGGTCAATCCCTCCTCCGATGCTGAAGCCCAGGATTAGATTATCTCCATGTCGCAACTTCATGATTTCAATTCGTTGctgatcaacaaaaaaaaccaaacatgaaATTAGATCCATCCAAACTTCATAACTAACTGCTCAATGCAAAGACTGTGACACCCAAAATGCAATCTGcatttgattttctttattaCTGACAAGTCACATATTAGTACATACTGTTTTAATGACAGTGTTTCTGACACAGTCTGTCAGAGCTTTACAACTGTGTCAATAACTAGGTAACACAGATGCATTGGTTCAACATCAGTATCGGCCGTTATTGGCCCTgctgagagaaaatgttggcactgtgggagtctgacaccaaaataagtcatgaaacaaacattgttATGAGATTTGGATAAATTGATATTTCAAATCAGCCCTGATTTTCCCAATGAGTGCGTCTCTAATTTGATTACACCCCAATGCCAGCATAGATGAGACACTTTCACCTCCTTACACTCCTCAACAGTTTCTGAAATGATGTTTTGTTTATCAGACACATGTGTCATTCCAGATTTGTTGATCGTGTCATTGACTAAATACTGCAACCTAACCTAGTCTGTATGTATATTAATTTAACAAACAGGATGCATTCATTTATATTACATATTATGTGTGTAGTACATTACAATGAAGTGCAACAgttttgaaagtgaaatgtaaaagtttcATTAACTCACAAGCGACATTCAGCAAGTGTGCTGATAAATAAGAAGAGAATACGAAAGAGAGGAGAATACCCATACATCCAATCTGCATTAAGCAAGGGCGTGAGCACTGATTTGATGACTTCAAACTAATTTTGTAGCCTGAAAAATGTCAGATTTCAGAGGCTGTTCCTTTGTGATCGAGGTCCACTCCGACACAGAGACTCTGTTTGAGCAGCCCTGCCCTTGACATTGACAAGCAGCTGCAGG from Labrus mixtus chromosome 3, fLabMix1.1, whole genome shotgun sequence carries:
- the tax1bp3 gene encoding tax1-binding protein 3; translation: MSFIPGQPVTAVVQRIEIMKLRHGDNLILGFSIGGGIDQDPGQNPFSEDKTDKGIYVTRITPGGPAHDAGLRMGDKIMQVNGWDMTVVTHDKARKRLTKKDEDVVRLLVTRKSLEQAVKQSMGGCPRP